Within the Enterobacter bugandensis genome, the region GTGGTTCAGAACGTTGAGCAGTACTTCTTCACCAAAGAGAAAAATAACGTTGTTTCGGTCTTCTCTACCGTCGGCTCCGGCCCGGGCGGGAACGGGCAGAACGTCGCCCGCATGTTTGTCCGCCTGAAAGACTGGGACGAACGCGATGCCAGAACGGGAACCTCGTTCGCCATCATCGAACGCGCGACCAAAGCGTTTGCCCGCATTAAAGAGGCGCGCGTCTTTGCCAGCAGCCCGCCCGCGATCAGCGGCCTGGGCAGTTCCGCCGGGTTTGATATGGAGCTGCAGGATCACGCCGGCGCGGGCCACTCGGCCCTGATGGCCGCGCGCGATAAGCTGCTAGAACTAGCAGGGAAAGATCCCGGCCTGACCCGCGTTCGTCACAACGGTCTTGACGACAGCCCGCAGCTTCAGGTGGATATCGACCAGCGTAAGGCGCAGGCGCTGGGCGTGTCGATCGACGATATCAACGACACCCTGCAAACCGCATGGGGCTCAAGCTACGTAAATGACTTTATGGATCGCGGCCGCGTGAAAAAAGTGTATGTCCAGGCAGCCGCGCCGTTCCGCATGTTGCCGGATGATATTAACCGCTGGTTTGTACGCAATAATTCTGGCGGAATGGTCCCCTTCTCCGCCTTTGCCACGTCGCGCTGGGAGAGCGGTTCGCCGCGTCTGGAGCGCTATAACGGCTATTCGGCAGTTGAAATCGTCGGGGAAGCCGCGCCGGGCGTCAGCACCGGTACCGCCATGGACACGATGGAAAAACTGGTGCAGCAGTTGCCCGCCGGTTTTGGTCTGGAGTGGACGGCCATGTCTTACCAGGAGCGCCTCTCCGGGGCGCAGGCCCCTGCCCTCTATGCGCTTTCTTTGCTGGTGGTCTTCCTCTGCCTTGCCGCGCTGTATGAGAGCTGGTCGGTTCCGTTCTCGGTCATGCTGGTGGTGCCACTTGGGGTTATCGGTGCGCTGCTGGCGACCTGGATGCGCGGCCTGGAGAACGACGTTTACTTCCAGGTGGGGCTACTTACGGTGATCGGCTTGTCGGCGAAAAACGCCATTCTGATCGTTGAGTTTGCCAACGAGATGAATGCCAAAGGCCACGAGCTGATGGCCGCCACGCTGCACGCCTGCCGCCAGCGCCTACGTCCGATCCTGATGACCTCACTGGCGTTTATTTTTGGCGTACTGCCGATGGCAACCAGCACGGGTGCAGGCTCAAGCAGCCAGCATGCGGTGGGTACCGGCGTCATGGGTGGGATGATTGCGGCCACCATCCTGGCGATTTATTTTGTGCCGCTGTTCTTTGTGCTGGTGCGTCGTCGCTTCCCGCTCCGGGAGCGACAGGAATAACCCGCAGTCATAAAAAAGGCGGCTTAATCGGCCGCCTTTTTATTGTGTGATTAATTCACACTATGGTTATTTTACTTATTTTAGTGCTCTTGCAATTCTTACTGAATGTCATTTACGAAGCATGCCTTCGATAAAATCTTTCCAGTTCCCCAGTTCACGTTCAATCATAACAACCTCTCTTATTATTATGCGCATTCTACGAAAACGTATCACCATTGTGAAGACTGTTTAACCAATCGCTGTGATTGTACCCCGCCACCGTTGGGGATTTATGATAAATATGAATGGAGGAGTTTAAATTTTGTGTGACGGCCAGCAATATTTTGAAATAGCCCTACGAACGGGTGAGT harbors:
- the ypfM gene encoding protein YpfM, with amino-acid sequence MIERELGNWKDFIEGMLRK